The proteins below are encoded in one region of Pelagibacterium flavum:
- a CDS encoding AzlC family ABC transporter permease — protein sequence MSSPLASFRSGANASTPIAIGYVPVGVAFGIAAIKAGFSALDAIMLSAVVYAGASQFLVLALVGAGAPILVTAVSIIATNLRHVFYGPAILEAARDRATRRHAWAWSFFLSDGAFGSAIIALNRSKDHFSPRFMFGIAAGPYLSWVTGTAIGAFLGTSLAEWPAVDAAMGFLMPALFLAMALSLLTKEHIPVVIVTACVTLPLILLISPTVGILGGMVIGAFTGLAVRKRQ from the coding sequence ATGTCCTCTCCCCTCGCCAGTTTCCGCTCCGGCGCAAATGCGTCAACGCCCATCGCCATCGGTTATGTGCCGGTCGGCGTTGCGTTTGGCATTGCTGCTATCAAGGCGGGCTTTTCGGCGTTGGATGCTATCATGCTCTCGGCGGTGGTCTATGCGGGAGCGAGTCAGTTTCTGGTTCTGGCGCTGGTGGGAGCGGGTGCGCCGATCCTGGTCACTGCGGTGTCGATCATCGCCACCAATCTGCGGCACGTTTTTTACGGTCCGGCGATCCTTGAAGCGGCCCGTGACCGGGCAACGCGACGCCATGCCTGGGCGTGGAGCTTTTTCCTTTCCGACGGCGCATTCGGTTCGGCAATCATCGCGCTCAATCGCTCAAAGGATCATTTTTCGCCGCGATTCATGTTCGGAATCGCCGCGGGCCCCTATCTTTCCTGGGTGACCGGCACGGCGATAGGCGCCTTTCTCGGCACTTCGCTGGCTGAATGGCCCGCGGTCGATGCGGCCATGGGCTTTCTCATGCCTGCACTTTTTCTGGCCATGGCGCTTTCACTTCTAACCAAGGAACATATTCCCGTAGTGATCGTCACAGCATGCGTTACGCTGCCGTTGATCCTGCTCATTTCGCCCACGGTCGGGATACTGGGCGGGATGGTGATCGGCGCGTTCACGGGTTTGGCGGTCAGGAAGCGGCAATGA
- a CDS encoding AzlD domain-containing protein: MNIEFFIVTLLVGLGTWMLRFLPTHFMRGTGDPAAPLSRFLSATGPAAIAALYVGAILPMLSPELHANAPLVLGSGAVIGIYFWRRDVSLATLGGAIVYGIVFAIV, translated from the coding sequence ATGAACATCGAATTTTTCATTGTTACGCTGCTCGTCGGGCTCGGGACCTGGATGCTGCGCTTTTTGCCGACGCATTTCATGCGCGGCACGGGTGATCCCGCGGCACCCTTGAGCCGGTTCCTGTCGGCAACCGGACCGGCGGCCATCGCCGCGCTCTATGTCGGGGCGATCCTGCCCATGCTGTCGCCAGAGCTGCATGCCAATGCTCCGCTCGTGCTGGGCTCAGGCGCTGTGATCGGGATCTATTTCTGGCGGCGTGACGTCTCGCTGGCGACGCTGGGCGGCGCCATTGTCTACGGTATCGTCTTTGCCATTGTGTGA
- a CDS encoding MliC family protein yields MKPFALVVCLALAALPASAVETSMQFVLEFDGNAQRDVMTYQCDGIDEPMDVQYINAHPTFLAIVPIEGEDMIFVNVISASGARYVSGQYEWWSRGNEAMFTNIMDGTDEAEAEPITCHAAQDIP; encoded by the coding sequence ATGAAGCCCTTTGCACTTGTCGTTTGTCTGGCTCTTGCTGCGCTTCCCGCCAGCGCAGTGGAAACGTCCATGCAGTTCGTTCTCGAGTTCGACGGCAACGCCCAGCGTGATGTGATGACCTATCAATGTGACGGGATCGACGAGCCAATGGATGTGCAATACATCAACGCGCATCCGACTTTTCTCGCCATTGTGCCGATCGAGGGCGAGGACATGATTTTCGTCAACGTCATCTCCGCCTCTGGCGCCCGCTATGTTTCGGGACAGTATGAATGGTGGTCGCGCGGAAATGAGGCGATGTTCACCAACATTATGGACGGCACCGATGAGGCCGAGGCCGAACCGATCACCTGTCACGCCGCTCAGGATATCCCCTGA
- a CDS encoding urease accessory protein UreE — MRATGVETKGKWQGALAGRAELAHDQRALRRKLVTLDNGLDVLVDLPHTVALETGDALRLEDGRFAEIVAAKEPLYAITGNSTAHLAQLCWHIGNRHLPCQIEAKSGVPERLLIGRDHVIKDMLEGLGAKVAEIRAPFSPLRGAYSGHENGHTHHHHG, encoded by the coding sequence ATGCGCGCGACAGGCGTTGAAACGAAAGGCAAATGGCAAGGCGCTCTCGCTGGGAGGGCCGAACTGGCCCATGATCAGCGCGCCCTGCGCCGCAAGCTGGTGACGCTCGACAATGGGCTCGACGTTCTTGTCGACCTGCCTCATACCGTAGCGCTGGAAACCGGCGATGCACTGAGGCTCGAGGACGGCCGTTTTGCCGAAATCGTCGCGGCCAAAGAACCGCTCTATGCGATCACCGGCAACAGCACGGCCCATCTTGCCCAATTGTGCTGGCATATCGGCAACCGCCATCTGCCCTGCCAGATCGAGGCCAAATCGGGCGTACCAGAGCGGCTTCTGATCGGACGCGACCACGTCATCAAGGACATGCTGGAAGGGCTCGGGGCCAAAGTCGCGGAGATCCGCGCACCGTTTTCGCCGCTACGCGGTGCCTATTCGGGCCACGAGAACGGACACACGCACCATCATCATGGATGA
- a CDS encoding urease accessory protein UreF: MDEQTALIRLFSWLSPAFPIGGFAYSQGLETAIADGRVRDKDQLAGWISGQLHRGNLRTDAYFLAIAARAVANCDWTTLAEANQVCLALQVSAERDKETREQGKSFLQAASAWPMRAPDALNAAFEQAMALPIAFGAMAGLHRVSPGAAIAGFANSAVAQQISVGVRLIPLGQTAGLAVQASLEAEIAQMSTEAHSAQLADISGLSYGTDIASIKHEDLRVRIFRS, encoded by the coding sequence ATGGATGAGCAGACCGCCTTGATCCGGTTGTTTTCCTGGCTCTCGCCGGCGTTCCCCATTGGCGGGTTTGCCTATAGTCAGGGTCTTGAGACGGCCATTGCCGATGGGCGCGTCAGGGACAAGGACCAACTTGCCGGCTGGATCAGCGGTCAGTTGCATCGTGGCAACCTGCGTACCGATGCCTATTTTCTCGCCATCGCTGCCCGCGCGGTAGCCAATTGCGATTGGACAACGCTTGCCGAGGCCAATCAAGTATGCCTCGCGCTGCAGGTATCGGCTGAGCGCGACAAGGAAACGCGCGAACAGGGGAAGTCCTTTCTGCAAGCGGCATCGGCATGGCCGATGCGCGCGCCAGATGCGCTTAACGCCGCTTTCGAGCAAGCCATGGCCTTACCGATCGCATTTGGCGCAATGGCTGGCCTGCACCGTGTTTCACCTGGAGCGGCAATCGCGGGCTTTGCCAACAGCGCCGTCGCCCAACAGATATCGGTCGGCGTGCGGCTCATCCCTCTTGGGCAAACGGCGGGCCTTGCCGTTCAGGCCAGCCTCGAAGCAGAGATCGCACAGATGAGCACAGAGGCCCATTCGGCCCAATTGGCCGATATTTCGGGCCTTTCCTATGGCACCGATATTGCAAGCATCAAACATGAAGATCTCAGGGTAAGGATTTTTCGATCATGA
- the ureG gene encoding urease accessory protein UreG codes for MSSKNGPLRVGIGGPVGSGKTTLTEKLCKALRDNYSVGVVTNDIYTKEDAMMLARLQALPEDRILGIETGGCPHTAIREDASINLRAIAELNARIPDLDIVFIESGGDNLAATFSPDLADITLYVISVCQGEEIPRKGGPGITRSDMLIINKSDLAPYVEVDLDVMEADAQRMRDGQPHVFTDLKRGKGVDEIVAFLERHGGLVRTQMAL; via the coding sequence ATGAGTTCAAAAAACGGCCCGCTCCGCGTCGGAATCGGAGGTCCGGTGGGATCGGGCAAAACCACGCTCACCGAAAAACTCTGCAAGGCGCTGCGCGACAATTATTCGGTGGGCGTCGTCACCAACGACATCTACACCAAGGAAGACGCCATGATGCTGGCGCGCCTGCAGGCGCTGCCCGAGGACCGGATCCTGGGGATTGAAACCGGCGGCTGTCCACATACGGCCATCCGCGAGGATGCATCAATCAATCTGCGCGCGATTGCCGAGCTCAATGCCCGCATCCCCGATCTCGATATCGTCTTTATCGAATCGGGCGGCGACAATCTGGCGGCGACGTTTTCGCCGGACCTTGCCGACATCACGCTTTATGTCATCTCGGTCTGCCAGGGAGAGGAAATCCCGCGCAAGGGCGGGCCGGGCATTACGCGCTCGGACATGCTGATCATCAACAAGTCCGATCTGGCCCCTTATGTCGAAGTCGATCTGGACGTCATGGAGGCCGATGCCCAGCGGATGCGCGATGGCCAGCCCCACGTCTTTACAGACCTCAAGCGGGGTAAGGGCGTCGACGAAATCGTTGCGTTTCTTGAGCGTCACGGGGGACTGGTCCGCACGCAGATGGCGCTGTAA
- a CDS encoding DUF1127 domain-containing protein: protein MFKSAFVMLRDWIVFHQTYSALRRLDPHLRRDLGLSEADLRRISRKVMHEKGPISLFALREDNEELQAEGRRAVALTAPSACGPVPRDAQETQRFRRRPYPA, encoded by the coding sequence ATGTTCAAATCCGCTTTCGTGATGCTGCGTGATTGGATCGTTTTCCACCAGACCTATAGTGCGCTGAGGCGGCTCGATCCTCATCTGAGGCGAGACCTGGGGCTAAGCGAGGCCGATCTGCGACGCATCAGCCGCAAGGTGATGCACGAAAAAGGTCCCATCAGCCTGTTTGCGCTGCGCGAGGACAACGAAGAGCTACAAGCTGAAGGCCGGCGTGCTGTTGCGCTTACAGCGCCATCTGCGTGCGGACCAGTCCCCCGTGACGCTCAAGAAACGCAACGATTTCGTCGACGCCCTTACCCCGCTTGA
- a CDS encoding MmcB family DNA repair protein, with the protein MSQTESSIEPQIVDGRQSPTALRVQRGVMRFLRSVYDMTCFAEVPLSNGRRADVIALGGKGEIWIVEIKSSLMDYKVDAKWPNYKDFCDRFFFCKPPELDAEIFPAEEGLMVADGHWGDILRHAQHDPLPGARRKAMLLKLARLGADRVHALMDPETRREDLF; encoded by the coding sequence ATGAGCCAGACCGAATCCAGCATCGAGCCCCAGATCGTCGATGGTCGTCAGTCACCCACCGCGCTGCGCGTGCAGCGGGGCGTGATGCGTTTTCTGCGTTCGGTCTATGACATGACGTGCTTTGCCGAAGTGCCGCTTTCCAACGGGCGGCGTGCCGACGTAATTGCACTGGGCGGCAAAGGGGAAATCTGGATCGTGGAAATCAAGTCGAGCCTTATGGACTATAAGGTCGACGCCAAATGGCCCAACTACAAGGATTTTTGCGACCGGTTCTTTTTCTGCAAGCCGCCGGAACTCGATGCCGAAATTTTCCCCGCAGAAGAAGGGCTGATGGTGGCCGACGGCCATTGGGGGGATATCCTGCGCCACGCGCAGCACGATCCCTTGCCCGGCGCGCGGCGCAAAGCGATGCTGTTAAAGCTCGCCCGGCTGGGGGCGGACAGAGTCCATGCGCTGATGGACCCCGAAACCCGCAGAGAAGACCTATTCTGA
- a CDS encoding ribokinase, whose protein sequence is MPGRTVAVIVVFGSINIDLIGQAPTLMRPGETVLGTSLEFSPGGKGGNQALAASRAGAEVKMVGCVGGDDFATRALALLSEAEIDLSGVRRMDRHTGTALIIVDDAGENMITVLPGANSRLTAAALEQAGIAEGDYLLLQLETPMEGVLGAAALARENGAKVVLNLAPFMDFDLALLDNVDVLVVNETELAGVLKMLDAPKLDETEAVVWLSEKFGNIVVATLGSRGAIAAADGTVTTVPSLKIKPVDTVGAGDTFVGYLAAGLAEGNELSPAMKRASVAAGLACLTPGAQPSIPERAAVEDRLAAGENSTAK, encoded by the coding sequence ATGCCCGGGAGGACAGTTGCCGTGATCGTTGTGTTCGGCTCCATCAATATCGATCTGATTGGCCAAGCGCCCACGCTGATGCGGCCGGGCGAAACCGTTCTGGGCACGAGCCTTGAATTTTCGCCTGGCGGAAAGGGCGGCAACCAGGCGCTTGCGGCCAGCCGGGCCGGCGCGGAGGTCAAGATGGTGGGGTGCGTTGGCGGCGACGATTTCGCGACGCGCGCACTCGCCCTTCTGAGCGAAGCGGAGATCGACCTGTCGGGCGTGCGGCGCATGGACCGGCATACCGGCACTGCGCTGATCATCGTCGATGACGCAGGGGAAAACATGATCACCGTGCTGCCCGGTGCCAATTCGCGTCTGACGGCAGCGGCGCTGGAGCAGGCGGGGATTGCGGAGGGCGACTATCTCCTGCTGCAGTTGGAAACGCCGATGGAGGGGGTGCTGGGCGCCGCGGCGCTGGCTCGCGAGAACGGCGCCAAAGTCGTTCTCAATCTTGCGCCGTTCATGGACTTCGATCTGGCACTGCTGGACAATGTTGATGTCCTGGTGGTCAATGAGACGGAATTGGCCGGGGTGCTCAAAATGCTCGACGCTCCCAAGCTTGACGAGACCGAAGCCGTCGTCTGGCTGTCGGAGAAGTTCGGCAATATTGTCGTGGCAACACTCGGTTCGCGCGGCGCCATTGCCGCGGCGGATGGGACGGTCACCACCGTTCCATCGCTCAAGATCAAACCGGTCGATACCGTCGGCGCCGGCGATACGTTCGTGGGCTATCTGGCTGCTGGGCTGGCGGAGGGAAACGAGCTGTCCCCGGCAATGAAACGGGCTTCGGTTGCAGCCGGACTGGCGTGTCTGACGCCGGGTGCCCAACCATCGATTCCCGAGCGCGCCGCGGTCGAGGATCGTCTCGCGGCCGGTGAGAATTCAACCGCGAAATGA
- a CDS encoding class I SAM-dependent RNA methyltransferase: protein MSRIETLTIERLGHRGEGVATLDGKPVFVPLTLERENVTATIEGSRGRLVEIVTPSPKRVEPFCPHYGACGGCQLQHLEAEHYRQFKRGLIVDALSRAGVDATVADPITAHGAGRRRVTMHATKSAAGFMALRSHAIHDVDTCPILVPPLARAPEISRAIATVVGPCDVSLTASDTGLDVAIRAKGARAGAPLTKIAQRFDLARLSLNGEPLILLRRPMVAMGPSNVPLPVSSFLQATARAEEVLASLVIEAVRGGKQVADLFCGVGPFALRLAASAPVFAADSDIHAIDALDTARRNTKGLKPITAERRDLFREPLGVFELNRFDAVVLDPPRAGAKAQAEELARSKVSTIAYVSCDPQSFARDAAILIAGGYRISAVTPIDQFAYSTHLEVFAVFYRAKSAR, encoded by the coding sequence ATGAGCCGCATTGAAACCCTCACGATCGAGCGCCTCGGGCATCGGGGTGAGGGCGTTGCGACGCTCGATGGTAAACCTGTCTTTGTCCCGCTGACCCTCGAACGGGAAAACGTCACCGCGACAATCGAGGGCAGTCGCGGGCGTCTTGTCGAGATAGTTACCCCCAGTCCGAAGCGGGTCGAACCGTTCTGTCCCCATTATGGTGCGTGCGGGGGCTGCCAGTTGCAACATCTCGAGGCGGAGCACTACCGCCAGTTCAAGCGTGGCCTGATTGTTGATGCGCTATCGCGTGCCGGCGTTGACGCCACAGTCGCCGACCCGATCACCGCTCACGGCGCTGGTCGTCGGCGGGTCACAATGCATGCCACGAAATCGGCGGCCGGTTTCATGGCGCTGCGCAGCCATGCGATTCACGATGTGGATACCTGCCCCATTCTGGTGCCTCCATTGGCGCGTGCGCCCGAAATTTCGCGCGCCATCGCGACCGTGGTGGGGCCGTGTGATGTGAGCCTTACAGCCAGCGATACGGGCCTCGACGTTGCCATCCGGGCCAAGGGCGCCAGGGCCGGTGCGCCGCTGACCAAGATCGCTCAGCGGTTCGATCTCGCACGGCTCTCGCTCAATGGCGAGCCTCTGATCCTTTTGCGTCGGCCTATGGTTGCGATGGGGCCATCAAATGTGCCCCTACCCGTATCGAGCTTCCTGCAAGCAACCGCAAGAGCCGAAGAGGTCCTGGCATCTCTGGTCATTGAGGCGGTGCGGGGTGGCAAGCAGGTTGCAGACCTTTTTTGCGGCGTCGGCCCCTTTGCTCTTCGGCTCGCCGCCAGCGCCCCGGTGTTCGCCGCCGATTCCGATATCCACGCCATTGATGCGCTTGATACCGCAAGACGCAATACCAAAGGGCTCAAACCCATAACCGCCGAGCGGCGTGACCTGTTTCGCGAACCACTCGGCGTATTCGAGCTCAATCGCTTCGATGCTGTGGTGCTCGATCCGCCGCGGGCCGGCGCCAAGGCCCAGGCCGAGGAACTGGCCAGGTCAAAGGTTTCGACAATTGCCTATGTCAGCTGCGACCCTCAGAGCTTTGCCCGGGATGCCGCCATTCTGATCGCGGGCGGATATCGCATCAGTGCGGTGACGCCGATCGACCAGTTCGCCTATTCGACCCACCTCGAAGTTTTCGCGGTTTTCTACAGGGCGAAATCAGCGCGCTGA
- the ugpB gene encoding sn-glycerol-3-phosphate ABC transporter substrate-binding protein UgpB — protein sequence MFKTLLASGTAGLALFLGASSAFAQTEISFWHSMGGELGERVAAIAEDFNASQDEYVVNASYRGEYEETMVNAIAAFRAGEQPTIVQIYEVGTGTMMAAEGAVYPVYELMEAHGNNFDPSVYLPVVTGYYTDTNGNMLSMPFNSSTPILYYNKDVFAEAGLDPETAPATWAQAEEFSRQIVESGAASCGMAITYTATWIGSENFSALHNLPYGTLENGFGGMDSEFTFNNEVVARFWDDLARWQDEGIFVYGGPAGGSDNAPAFYSGECAIYMGSSASRAGVVANADFEVGYGMLPYYDDVEGAPQNSIIGGATLWVLSGHEEAEYQATAAFLDYLSSAEVQAEWHQGTGYLPITQAAFELSQEQGYYEENPGTDIAIEQINLNAPTENSKGLRFGNMPQVRMIMDEELQSVLAGEKTGQEALDSAVERGNQILRDFQAANS from the coding sequence ATGTTCAAAACACTTCTGGCCAGCGGCACTGCCGGTTTGGCTCTTTTTCTGGGCGCCTCTTCGGCGTTTGCCCAGACCGAGATTTCCTTCTGGCACTCAATGGGTGGCGAACTGGGCGAGCGCGTTGCCGCTATCGCCGAGGATTTCAATGCGTCTCAGGACGAGTATGTCGTAAACGCCTCTTATCGCGGCGAATATGAAGAGACCATGGTCAACGCCATCGCCGCTTTCCGCGCAGGTGAACAGCCCACTATCGTTCAGATCTACGAAGTCGGCACGGGCACGATGATGGCCGCCGAGGGCGCTGTCTATCCGGTCTATGAGCTGATGGAAGCTCACGGCAACAATTTCGATCCTTCGGTCTATCTGCCCGTCGTCACCGGCTACTACACCGACACCAACGGCAACATGCTCTCGATGCCGTTCAATTCCTCGACCCCGATCCTCTATTACAACAAGGACGTGTTCGCAGAGGCTGGCCTCGACCCCGAAACTGCCCCGGCCACCTGGGCGCAGGCCGAAGAGTTCTCGCGCCAGATCGTCGAGTCGGGCGCTGCGAGCTGCGGCATGGCCATCACCTACACCGCCACATGGATCGGTTCGGAAAACTTCTCGGCCCTGCACAATTTGCCTTATGGCACGCTGGAAAACGGCTTTGGCGGCATGGATTCCGAATTCACCTTCAACAACGAAGTCGTCGCCCGCTTCTGGGACGATCTTGCTCGCTGGCAGGATGAAGGCATCTTCGTTTATGGCGGACCGGCCGGTGGCTCGGACAATGCTCCGGCCTTCTATTCGGGCGAATGCGCCATCTATATGGGCTCGTCGGCTTCACGCGCCGGTGTTGTCGCCAATGCCGACTTCGAAGTCGGCTACGGCATGCTGCCCTATTATGACGACGTTGAAGGCGCTCCGCAGAACTCGATCATCGGCGGCGCGACCCTGTGGGTCCTCTCCGGTCACGAAGAAGCCGAGTATCAGGCAACCGCCGCTTTCCTCGACTATCTTTCTTCGGCCGAAGTTCAGGCCGAATGGCACCAGGGCACCGGCTATCTGCCGATCACCCAGGCAGCGTTCGAGCTGAGCCAGGAGCAGGGTTACTATGAAGAAAATCCCGGCACTGACATTGCGATCGAGCAGATCAACCTTAATGCACCGACCGAAAACTCAAAGGGCCTGCGCTTCGGCAACATGCCCCAGGTTCGCATGATCATGGATGAGGAACTGCAGTCGGTTCTCGCCGGCGAAAAGACCGGCCAGGAAGCTCTGGACTCGGCTGTCGAACGCGGCAACCAGATCCTGCGCGATTTCCAGGCCGCCAATTCCTAA
- the ugpA gene encoding sn-glycerol-3-phosphate ABC transporter permease UgpA codes for MQTKRSIFTNRWLPYALLAPQLAITAIFFIWPASQAVKSSFEREDPFGFRTTFVWFENYTRILSDPSYLNALGRTAVFAVSVTVLSMGFALLLAVCVDRVLRTAKAYTTLLVWPYAVAPVVAGVLWWFLFNPTIGLLPYVLDWFGIDWNHRVNGTQAMALITIAAAWKQISYNFLFFVAGLQSIPASLSEAASIDGAGPFKRFWTIVFPLLSPTTFFLLIININYVMFETFGVIDATTEGGPGQATMTLVYKVYTDGVAGLNIGSSSAQSVLLMGIVIILTFIQFRYVERRVNY; via the coding sequence ATGCAGACCAAACGGTCGATCTTTACCAATCGCTGGCTTCCCTATGCGCTTCTGGCGCCGCAGTTGGCCATTACCGCGATCTTTTTCATCTGGCCGGCCAGCCAGGCAGTTAAGTCGAGCTTCGAGCGCGAGGATCCGTTTGGCTTCCGCACGACGTTCGTCTGGTTCGAGAATTACACCCGCATCCTGTCGGACCCAAGCTATCTCAATGCGCTTGGCCGAACCGCGGTGTTCGCTGTTTCGGTCACCGTGCTGTCGATGGGATTTGCGCTTCTGTTGGCCGTCTGCGTCGATCGGGTATTGCGCACGGCGAAAGCCTATACAACCTTGCTGGTCTGGCCCTATGCCGTGGCCCCGGTGGTTGCCGGTGTGCTCTGGTGGTTTCTGTTCAACCCAACGATCGGCCTTCTGCCCTATGTGCTCGACTGGTTCGGCATCGATTGGAACCATCGCGTCAACGGCACCCAGGCCATGGCGCTGATCACCATTGCCGCTGCCTGGAAACAGATTTCATATAATTTCCTGTTTTTCGTCGCCGGGCTGCAATCGATCCCCGCCTCGCTGTCCGAAGCCGCCTCGATCGATGGCGCCGGACCGTTCAAACGGTTCTGGACCATCGTTTTTCCGCTACTCTCTCCGACCACGTTTTTCCTTCTGATCATCAACATCAATTATGTGATGTTCGAGACCTTCGGTGTGATCGACGCCACGACGGAAGGTGGACCGGGACAGGCAACGATGACGCTGGTCTACAAGGTCTATACGGACGGCGTGGCCGGGCTCAACATCGGTTCATCATCGGCCCAGTCGGTGCTCTTGATGGGTATCGTGATCATCCTCACCTTCATCCAGTTCCGCTACGTGGAACGCCGGGTCAATTACTAG
- the ugpE gene encoding sn-glycerol-3-phosphate ABC transporter permease UgpE: MVENRPWLDFLTHLILIVGVLIVAFPVYVAFIASTHEPAAFIRGVMPLLPGDNMGATYSQMLGSGLEVAGTPPVWLMLGNSFWMAMIVAVGKIAISITSAFAIVYFRFPFRLLAFWMIFVTLMLPVEVRIIPTFAVVANLGMLNSYAGLTLPLIASATATFLFRQFFMTVPEELMEAARVDGAGPMKFFKDILIPISITNIAALFVIMFIYGWVQYLWPLLITTQEQFYTIVMGIKRLMANTDREPAWNLVMATVMLAMVPPVLVVLLLQRLFIKGLVETEK, encoded by the coding sequence ATGGTTGAAAACAGGCCCTGGCTCGATTTCCTCACCCATCTCATCCTGATCGTCGGCGTTCTGATCGTCGCCTTTCCGGTCTATGTCGCGTTCATCGCCTCGACCCACGAACCCGCAGCCTTCATTCGTGGCGTCATGCCGCTTTTGCCGGGCGACAATATGGGTGCCACCTATTCCCAGATGCTGGGCTCGGGGCTCGAAGTGGCCGGCACACCGCCGGTGTGGCTGATGCTGGGCAATTCGTTCTGGATGGCGATGATCGTTGCCGTGGGCAAGATCGCCATTTCGATCACGTCGGCCTTCGCCATCGTCTATTTCCGCTTCCCGTTCCGGCTCCTGGCCTTCTGGATGATCTTTGTCACCCTGATGCTGCCGGTCGAGGTGCGCATCATCCCGACCTTTGCGGTGGTGGCAAACCTTGGGATGCTCAATTCCTATGCCGGGCTCACCCTGCCGCTGATCGCGTCGGCGACGGCCACCTTCCTGTTCCGGCAGTTCTTCATGACGGTGCCCGAGGAGCTGATGGAAGCGGCACGGGTCGATGGCGCGGGTCCAATGAAGTTCTTCAAGGACATCCTGATTCCCATTTCGATCACCAATATCGCCGCGCTGTTTGTGATCATGTTCATCTATGGCTGGGTGCAATATCTCTGGCCGCTCCTCATCACCACTCAAGAGCAGTTCTACACAATCGTGATGGGTATCAAACGGCTGATGGCCAATACCGACAGGGAGCCGGCCTGGAACCTTGTCATGGCGACCGTAATGCTCGCCATGGTCCCGCCCGTGCTCGTCGTCCTCCTCTTGCAGCGCCTGTTCATCAAGGGCCTCGTCGAAACCGAGAAATAA
- a CDS encoding sn-glycerol-3-phosphate import ATP-binding protein UgpC, translating to MATIEISDVRKVYPGNVQAIKGIDLSIEDGELVVLVGPSGCGKSTLLRMLAGLETITSGEVRIGEKLVNKLEPAERDIAMVFQNYALYPHMSVRGNLEYGLKNRKTPRAEIDERVNEAARILEIEPFLDRKPRQLSGGQRQRVAMGRAIVRKPKAFLFDEPLSNLDAKLRGQMRVEIRRLQRTLGTTSVYVTHDQLEAMTLADKLVVMNSGRIEQVGKPLDIYTNPASVFVAGFMGSPGMNLLDTAALARVAGDLPDFVSSQCGTIGIRPEDMTLTAPAKPHFKLEVIVDAVELVGSESLVYAHAEGIAKELVLRTQGIHPGEHDDKLTLYIEHAHLHCFDADTGRKIAR from the coding sequence ATGGCTACAATTGAAATCTCCGACGTCCGCAAGGTCTATCCCGGCAATGTCCAGGCGATCAAAGGCATCGACCTTTCGATCGAGGATGGCGAACTCGTCGTTCTCGTCGGTCCCTCGGGCTGCGGGAAATCGACCTTGCTGCGCATGCTGGCCGGGCTCGAAACCATCACTTCGGGCGAAGTGCGGATCGGCGAAAAGCTCGTCAACAAGCTCGAACCGGCCGAGCGCGACATTGCAATGGTGTTCCAGAACTATGCGCTTTACCCTCATATGAGCGTGCGCGGCAATCTCGAATACGGGTTGAAAAACCGCAAGACGCCGAGGGCCGAGATCGATGAGCGCGTCAACGAAGCGGCGCGCATTCTCGAGATCGAACCGTTTCTCGATCGCAAGCCGCGTCAGCTTTCCGGCGGTCAGCGCCAGCGCGTGGCCATGGGACGGGCCATCGTGCGCAAGCCCAAGGCATTCCTGTTCGACGAACCGCTGTCCAATCTCGATGCCAAGCTGCGCGGCCAGATGCGGGTGGAAATCCGCCGGTTGCAGCGCACGCTGGGCACGACCTCGGTTTATGTGACACATGATCAGCTCGAAGCCATGACGTTGGCCGACAAGCTGGTGGTCATGAACAGCGGGCGGATCGAACAGGTTGGAAAGCCTCTCGACATCTATACAAACCCCGCATCGGTGTTCGTTGCCGGCTTCATGGGATCTCCGGGCATGAACCTGCTCGACACAGCGGCGCTCGCACGGGTGGCGGGCGACCTGCCTGATTTCGTTTCCTCCCAGTGCGGCACCATCGGCATTCGTCCCGAAGACATGACGTTAACGGCCCCGGCCAAACCACACTTCAAGCTCGAGGTCATTGTCGACGCAGTCGAACTGGTCGGCTCGGAAAGCCTGGTCTATGCGCATGCGGAGGGGATCGCCAAGGAACTGGTTCTGCGCACGCAGGGCATCCATCCTGGTGAGCATGACGACAAGCTTACGCTTTATATCGAGCATGCGCATCTGCATTGCTTCGATGCGGACACGGGGCGGAAAATCGCGCGCTAG